A region of Candidatus Chlorobium masyuteum DNA encodes the following proteins:
- the mreB gene encoding rod shape-determining protein — translation MSFFSNLFRDIAIDLGTANTLIYIRNEGVVLNEPSIVARERNSGKVVAIGNEALLMHERTHPGIITIRPLANGVIADYEATEELIKGLIKKTRSRFSLGIRRMVIGIPSGITEVEKRAVHDAAEHIGAKEIYLVSEPIAAAIGIGLEFNEARGNMIVDIGGGTTDIAVISLGGIASGESLRVAGTDITNSIIRHFRKTYNMSIGERTVEEIKMQIGSAYKLDTEMTMTVKAVNIKSGLPEAMKVDSVTIREAISTPIGQIITSIKKTLEMLVVKPELSVDILDRGIFLAGGGALIKGIDKKIYEETKLAVHITEDPLTAVARGTGEILENIEKYRPVLHSSKRYALRIPG, via the coding sequence ATGAGTTTTTTCAGCAACCTGTTCAGGGATATCGCTATTGATCTCGGAACAGCAAATACATTGATATATATACGCAACGAGGGCGTTGTATTAAATGAGCCGTCAATAGTTGCCCGCGAACGAAATTCAGGAAAGGTTGTTGCCATCGGCAATGAAGCTCTTCTCATGCATGAAAGAACCCATCCCGGCATCATCACCATCCGGCCTCTGGCCAATGGGGTCATTGCCGACTATGAAGCAACGGAGGAGCTGATAAAGGGTTTGATCAAAAAAACAAGGAGCCGCTTCTCCTTGGGTATCCGCCGAATGGTTATCGGAATTCCGTCAGGAATCACCGAGGTTGAAAAACGAGCCGTACATGATGCCGCCGAGCATATAGGAGCCAAAGAGATCTATCTGGTATCGGAACCGATAGCCGCTGCAATCGGCATTGGACTTGAGTTCAATGAGGCAAGAGGAAACATGATTGTCGATATCGGTGGCGGCACAACAGATATCGCCGTTATTTCACTTGGAGGTATTGCATCCGGAGAGTCTCTGCGGGTTGCAGGAACTGATATAACAAACTCGATTATCCGGCACTTCAGGAAAACATACAACATGTCCATCGGTGAACGTACCGTTGAAGAGATAAAAATGCAGATCGGCTCGGCCTACAAGCTCGACACGGAAATGACCATGACCGTAAAGGCGGTCAACATCAAATCCGGGCTTCCCGAAGCGATGAAAGTCGATTCTGTAACCATCAGGGAGGCCATTTCCACCCCGATCGGCCAGATCATTACGTCGATAAAAAAAACCCTTGAGATGCTGGTCGTGAAACCGGAACTCTCGGTGGACATTCTTGATCGCGGCATTTTCCTTGCAGGAGGAGGAGCACTCATCAAGGGTATTGACAAAAAAATCTACGAAGAGACCAAACTTGCCGTCCATATCACCGAAGATCCGCTGACCGCTGTTGCAAGAGGAACAGGTGAAATCCTTGAAAATATCGAAAAATACCGCCCGGTGCTCCATTCGAGCAAACGCTATGCTCTGAGAATCCCGGGCTAA
- a CDS encoding LexA family protein has protein sequence MKLTRIYQSSVIDFYSPDLSTELRLPFAETGVSAGFPSPADDYMELSLDLNKALVRHPAATFYARVKGSSMIDAGILEGDILVIDKSLDPKDGDIAICFLDGEFTVKRIMQQADGLLLMPANEEFTPIRITEENDFLVWGVVTYIIHKAR, from the coding sequence ATGAAACTGACCAGAATCTATCAGAGTAGTGTGATTGACTTTTACTCGCCGGATCTTTCGACCGAACTGCGGCTTCCGTTTGCCGAAACCGGCGTCTCTGCCGGGTTTCCCTCTCCAGCTGATGATTATATGGAGCTCAGCCTTGATCTCAACAAGGCTCTTGTCCGCCATCCGGCCGCCACCTTTTATGCCAGGGTAAAGGGCTCCTCCATGATTGATGCCGGGATTCTGGAAGGAGATATTCTGGTGATCGACAAATCACTGGACCCTAAGGATGGAGATATTGCCATCTGTTTTCTGGACGGTGAGTTTACGGTCAAGAGGATTATGCAGCAAGCTGACGGGCTTCTCCTGATGCCGGCCAACGAGGAGTTCACTCCGATCCGGATCACGGAGGAGAATGATTTTCTGGTATGGGGTGTTGTAACCTATATCATCCACAAGGCAAGGTAG